A region of Oncorhynchus masou masou isolate Uvic2021 chromosome 29, UVic_Omas_1.1, whole genome shotgun sequence DNA encodes the following proteins:
- the LOC135520911 gene encoding juxtaposed with another zinc finger protein 1-like, which translates to MTGIAAASFFSNICRFGGCGLHFESLAELIVHIEDNHIDTDPRQLEKQEQQQPTYVALSYINRFMTEAARREQPERLTRKVHPKLSQSLTGSLPRSSGVSPPPRRSSGNLTPPVTPSSSFRSSTPTGSEYDEEEVDYEESDSGESWTTESAISSESILSSMCMNGGEEKPFACPVPGCKKRYKNVNGIKYHAKNGHRTQIHIRKPFKCRCGKSYKTSQGLRHHTINFHPPVSTHIHKMQQ; encoded by the exons ATGACAGGCATCGCCGCTGCCTCCTTCTTCTCTAACATTTGTAGGTTCGGTGGTTGCGGACTCCACTTCGAATCGTTGGCCGAACTCATCGTGCACATTGAGGATAACCACATCG aCACAGATCCTCGTCAGTTGGAGAAGCAGGAGCAGCAACAGCCCACCTATGTTGCCCTCAGCTACATCAACAG GTTTATGACAGAGGCAGCGCGTCGGGAGCAGCCTGAGAGGCTGACGAGGAAGGTGCACCCCAAGCTGTCTCAGTCTCTGACAGGCAGTCTGCCTCGTAGCAGTGGCGTCTCCCCTCCTCCCAGACGCAGCAGTGGGAACCTCACCCCTCCCgtcacaccctcctcctccttccgtAGCAGCACTCCTACAG GCAGTGAGTATGATGAAGAGGAGGTGGACTATGAGGAGTCAGACAGTGGTGAGTCCTGGACCACAGAGAGTGCCATCAGCTCAGAGTCTATCCTCAGCTCCATGTGtatgaatggaggagaggagaaaccctTCGCCTGCCCTGTGCCTGGCTGCAAGAAGCGATACAAG AATGTGAACGGGATCAAGTACCACGCCAAGAACGGCCACCGGACACAGATCCACATCCGCAAGCCCTTCAAGTGCCGCTGTGGGAAGAGCTACAAGACGTCCCAGGGCCTGAGGCACCACACCATCAACTTCCACCCGCCAGTCTCCACCCACATCCACAAGATGCAGCAGTAG